A part of Ooceraea biroi isolate clonal line C1 chromosome 10, Obir_v5.4, whole genome shotgun sequence genomic DNA contains:
- the LOC105278388 gene encoding kynurenine/alpha-aminoadipate aminotransferase, mitochondrial, whose protein sequence is MMDYTKFLAKVVAHRKGNLIRDINALYEKKPSGIVFAGGMPNVATFPIKDISLTFKPNISLKLDERELSSALQYLPTQGYAPLLKKWKEFQTRWHKPKYNDWDAIVMCGSMDGCNKVFEMMINPNDPIMIQIPTYSGVIGALRPLSPEIVQINQDADGIIPEDIAEQCEQRRRDGKPMPKFLYVNPTAANPTGTVLSDDRRRQVYKLAQIYDFLIVEDDPYCFIHFLDKQPLSFFSLDTDGRVIRLDSFSKIISSGMRLGVVTAGKKIVSILSVHMSNSLLHAPALSQVVLYKLLDVWGWDKFEEHFKDVQRFYRERRDIMLAAIEKHLTGLAEWTVPQGGMFFWLKIQGLENATDLAMQKSAPAGVFVLPESAFNYTNTYSNNCLRLSYSYASPEEMDKGLSILANIIRENVKQNSR, encoded by the exons ATGATGGATTACACCAAGTTCCTCGCTAAAGTTGTTGCCCACAGAAAAGGGAATCTAATTAGGGACATAA acgctctttatgaaaaaaaacCAAGTGGAATAGTTTTCGCTGGTGGTATGCCAAACGTTGCTACGTTTCCTATCAAAGATATTTCATTAACGTTCAAACCTAATATTTCGTTGAAACTTGACGAGCGTGAACTGAGTTCAGCGTTACAATATCTGCCCACGCAAGG TTATGCGCCCTTACTGAAGAAGTGGAAAGAATTCCAAACTAGATGGCACAAACCAAAATATAACGATTGGGACGCCATAGTCATGTGCGGCTCCATGGACGGTTGCAATAAGGTTTTTGAAATGATGATCAATCCAAATGATCCAATCATGATCCAAATTCCGACatattccggagtaattgggGCG CTACGACCATTATCGCCAGAAATTGTGCAAATCAATCAAGATGCCGACGGAATAATTCCCGAAGATATCGCCGAGCAATGTGAGCAGAGACGTAGGGATGGCAAACCGATGCCAAAA TTTCTTTATGTTAATCCAACGGCAGCAAATCCTACGGGTACCGTCTTGTCGGACGACCGGCGGAGGCAAGTGTACAAATTGGCACAGATATATGACTTTTTGATTGTCGAGGATGACCCTTACTGCTTCATTCACTTCTTGGACAAACAGCCCCTATCATTCTTCTCCCTGGATACTGATGGCCGCGTAATCAGATTAGACTCGTTCAGCAAAATCATTAGCTCTGGAATGCGCTTGGGTGTTGTCACAGCCGGCAAAAAAATTGTGTCCATACTGAGCGTTCATATGAGCAATTCCCTCCTTCATGCGCCGGCTCTGTCCCAA GTAGTACTTTACAAATTATTAGATGTTTGGGGATGGGATAAATTCGAGGAACACTTCAAGGATGTTCAAAGGTTCTACCGCGAACGACGTGACATAATGCTGGCTGCAATCGAGAAACATTTGACTG GTTTGGCGGAATGGACTGTACCGCAAGGTGGAATGTTCTTTTGGTTGAAAATACAGGGTCTGGAGAATGCAACAGATTTAGCGATGCAGAAAAGCGCGCCTGCCGGTGTCTTCGTTCTTCCCGAGAGTGCTTTCAACTATACGAACACGTATTCCAATAATTGCTTGAGACTAAGTTACAGTTACGCCTCGCCCGAAGAAATGGACAAA GGATTATCTATACTGGCCAACATAATACGCGAAAACGTAAAGCAAAACTCGAGGTAA